The proteins below are encoded in one region of Nocardioides marmorisolisilvae:
- a CDS encoding GltB/FmdC/FwdC-like GXGXG domain-containing protein, whose product MSALAAGIEASAPVRISAGDRPIREVNREIRAAVDAGRDIEVHDPLSRHNLGVALTGPGLVTFKGSVGYYCGGLSDGGRIVVEGNSGWGTGEGLASGHITVNGNAGMSVGAAMRGGIIHIRGNAGPRCGVAQKDGLIAVEGDIGYSTGFMSHGGRIVCLGNSRGSVGDSLWQGTVWVAGEIETLGIDAVVVTPEQAEVDEVEAQLGALGIDGSGRDWKRIVAGKKLWYFEARDAKKWLMI is encoded by the coding sequence ATGAGCGCCCTGGCTGCCGGCATCGAGGCGTCGGCCCCGGTGCGGATCAGTGCGGGGGATCGCCCGATCCGTGAGGTGAACAGGGAGATTCGTGCGGCCGTCGATGCTGGTCGCGACATCGAGGTCCATGACCCGCTGTCACGTCACAACCTTGGTGTTGCCCTGACCGGCCCGGGCCTGGTCACCTTCAAGGGCAGCGTGGGCTACTACTGCGGCGGCCTGTCTGACGGCGGCCGCATCGTGGTCGAGGGCAATAGTGGCTGGGGGACCGGGGAGGGCCTGGCGAGTGGACACATCACCGTCAACGGCAACGCCGGCATGAGCGTCGGAGCCGCCATGCGCGGGGGCATCATTCACATCCGTGGCAACGCTGGGCCGCGCTGCGGGGTCGCGCAGAAGGACGGACTTATCGCCGTCGAGGGCGACATCGGCTACTCGACGGGCTTCATGAGCCACGGCGGACGGATCGTCTGCCTGGGAAACTCCCGCGGATCGGTGGGCGACTCACTGTGGCAGGGAACCGTGTGGGTGGCCGGCGAGATCGAGACCCTCGGCATCGACGCCGTGGTGGTGACACCCGAGCAGGCCGAGGTCGACGAGGTCGAGGCACAGCTTGGCGCGCTCGGGATCGACGGGTCGGGGCGCGATTGGAAACGG
- a CDS encoding Hsp20/alpha crystallin family protein, with protein MLMRTDPFRDLDRLTEAVWGTRARPAAMPMTAYREDGSFVVHLDLPGVSVDSIDLTVEQNVLTVHAERKPPAGDSAERVVDERGYGVFSRQLFLGETLDTDRLSANYGAGVLTLTIPIAERAKPRRVEISAGETGRKEINA; from the coding sequence ATGTTGATGCGTACTGATCCTTTCCGCGACCTCGACCGACTCACCGAGGCCGTGTGGGGAACCCGTGCCCGGCCTGCGGCGATGCCGATGACCGCCTATCGCGAAGACGGCAGCTTCGTGGTCCACCTCGACCTGCCCGGGGTGTCGGTGGACTCCATCGATCTGACCGTGGAGCAGAACGTGCTCACCGTGCACGCCGAGCGCAAGCCCCCTGCCGGTGACAGCGCCGAGCGAGTCGTCGACGAGCGCGGCTATGGCGTCTTCAGCCGCCAGCTCTTCCTCGGCGAGACCCTCGACACCGACCGGCTCAGCGCCAACTACGGCGCCGGCGTGTTGACCCTGACCATCCCGATCGCGGAGAGGGCCAAGCCCCGCAGGGTCGAGATCAGCGCCGGCGAGACCGGCCGCAAGGAGATCAACGCCTGA
- a CDS encoding class II glutamine amidotransferase domain-containing protein produces MCGISGRVRYDGGPVGADIVELAARMRHRGPDSTGFAIYGPIRRDGFVVRGFLADRSALDPTLQAIEDRLKNSGASLSAEPTSDDSGQQHVLFRLEITEPNDLPTWVDAVEQLTGVELLSVGRSLEIIKDVGDARAVDAKHRVSKMSGTHALSNMRLATESLVSPIASHPFWARPFPDVCIVHNGQLTNYFTWRRRLERAGYRFGSENDSELIAVWNSVQMSEGLSLQESLIRSQSELDGVFTYLLGTIDGIGMAKDRWAIKPLAVVDEADGIAIATEEQALRSIYRDEVEVHNYDGPLMTEVWGLQPVATGSAA; encoded by the coding sequence ATGTGTGGGATCTCAGGGCGGGTGCGGTACGACGGAGGACCGGTGGGCGCCGACATCGTCGAGCTCGCCGCTCGCATGCGGCATCGCGGCCCGGACTCCACGGGCTTCGCCATTTACGGACCCATCCGCCGCGATGGCTTCGTCGTACGCGGGTTCCTCGCCGACAGGTCCGCACTGGATCCCACGCTGCAGGCGATCGAGGATCGCCTCAAGAACAGCGGGGCCTCTCTGAGCGCCGAGCCCACCTCGGATGACTCGGGTCAGCAACACGTTCTGTTCCGACTCGAGATCACCGAGCCGAACGACCTCCCCACATGGGTCGACGCAGTCGAGCAGCTCACCGGGGTGGAACTGCTCTCGGTCGGACGATCTCTGGAGATCATCAAGGACGTCGGGGATGCCCGCGCAGTCGATGCCAAGCACCGTGTCTCCAAGATGTCTGGGACGCACGCGTTGTCGAACATGCGCCTGGCGACCGAGTCGCTGGTCTCCCCGATCGCAAGCCATCCGTTCTGGGCTCGCCCCTTCCCCGACGTCTGCATCGTCCACAACGGTCAGCTGACCAACTACTTCACCTGGCGTCGACGCCTGGAACGCGCAGGCTACCGGTTCGGCAGCGAGAACGACTCCGAGCTGATCGCGGTGTGGAACTCGGTCCAGATGTCCGAGGGGCTGAGCCTGCAGGAATCGTTGATCCGAAGCCAGAGCGAGTTGGACGGCGTGTTCACCTATCTGCTCGGCACAATCGACGGCATCGGGATGGCCAAGGATCGTTGGGCGATCAAGCCCCTGGCCGTGGTCGATGAGGCCGATGGAATTGCGATCGCCACCGAGGAGCAGGCGCTGCGCAGCATCTACCGTGACGAGGTCGAGGTGCACAACTACGACGGGCCGTTGATGACCGAGGTCTGGGGACTCCAGCCCGTGGCGACCGGATCTGCGGCATGA
- a CDS encoding MerR family transcriptional regulator, which translates to MVDLEPGRGLFSISVTSELTGVNPQMLRAYEHKGLLAPHRTEGGTRRYSSHDLDRIDEITTLLSDGLNLAGIELVLQLRAENRRLQREIHRLRPNTACPSSTQRRTSPDRQNQRHNDQ; encoded by the coding sequence ATGGTCGATCTGGAGCCGGGACGCGGCCTGTTCTCGATCTCGGTGACCTCCGAGCTGACCGGGGTCAACCCGCAGATGCTGCGCGCCTACGAGCACAAGGGCCTCCTGGCGCCGCACCGCACCGAGGGCGGCACCCGGCGCTACAGCAGCCATGACCTGGACCGGATCGACGAGATCACCACCCTGCTCTCCGACGGGCTCAACCTTGCCGGCATCGAACTCGTCCTCCAGCTCCGCGCGGAGAACCGCCGCCTGCAACGCGAGATCCACAGGCTCCGCCCCAACACAGCATGCCCCTCCTCAACGCAGCGCCGGACCTCGCCGGATCGACAGAACCAGCGGCACAACGACCAGTAG
- a CDS encoding IS256 family transposase — translation MSVSVKAAEKPQEEKENHNHVEAQRPEAFAPPSAEELEVARELVRSARERGTALTGPGGLLKALTKTVIETALDEEMADHLGYDKHDPAGENSGNSRNGTRTKTVLTDNCGPVEIEVPRDRNGSFDPAIVKKWQRRSGDVDTIVLSLYSKGLTTGEISAHFAEIYGASVSKDTVSRITDKVIAEMAEWSARPLEKVYAAIFIDAIHVKVRDGQVGNRPIYAAIGVDLAGHKDVLGLWAGAGGGETAKFWMSVLAELKNRGVADVFFVVCDGLKGLPDSVEAVFPQAVVQTCVIHLIRNTFRYASKKYWGQIAADLKPIYGAPTRDAAWAAFEEFEEKWGKPYPAIGQLCRNAWEQFTPFLDYDVEIRKVLCSTNAIESLNARYRRAVSVRGHFPTEQAAMKCLYLVTRSLDPKGTGQTRWTMRWKPALNAFAVTFANRMPQAEDR, via the coding sequence ATGTCTGTATCGGTGAAGGCGGCCGAGAAGCCGCAGGAGGAGAAGGAGAACCACAACCACGTCGAGGCGCAGCGACCGGAGGCGTTCGCGCCACCCTCGGCCGAGGAGCTCGAAGTGGCCCGCGAACTGGTGCGTTCTGCCCGCGAACGGGGGACCGCGTTGACTGGTCCGGGCGGGCTGCTCAAGGCGTTGACCAAGACGGTGATCGAGACCGCTCTGGATGAGGAGATGGCCGACCACCTCGGCTATGACAAGCACGACCCGGCCGGCGAGAACTCCGGGAACTCCCGCAACGGCACGCGCACCAAGACGGTGCTGACAGACAACTGCGGGCCGGTGGAGATCGAGGTGCCTCGGGATCGCAACGGCAGCTTCGACCCGGCGATCGTCAAGAAGTGGCAGCGCCGCTCCGGCGATGTCGACACCATCGTGCTCTCGCTGTACTCCAAGGGGCTGACCACCGGGGAGATCAGCGCCCACTTCGCCGAGATCTACGGTGCCTCGGTGTCCAAGGACACCGTCAGCCGGATCACCGACAAGGTGATCGCCGAGATGGCCGAATGGTCCGCCCGGCCGCTGGAAAAGGTCTACGCGGCCATCTTCATCGACGCCATCCACGTCAAGGTCCGCGACGGCCAGGTCGGCAACCGGCCTATCTATGCCGCGATCGGGGTCGACCTGGCCGGCCACAAGGACGTCCTCGGCCTGTGGGCCGGGGCCGGTGGCGGGGAGACCGCGAAGTTCTGGATGAGCGTCTTGGCCGAGCTGAAGAACCGGGGCGTGGCCGACGTATTCTTCGTCGTCTGCGACGGCCTCAAGGGCCTGCCGGACTCCGTCGAGGCGGTCTTCCCGCAAGCGGTGGTGCAGACGTGTGTGATCCATCTGATCAGGAACACCTTCCGGTATGCCTCGAAGAAGTACTGGGGCCAGATCGCCGCCGACCTGAAGCCCATCTATGGGGCACCGACCCGAGACGCGGCGTGGGCGGCGTTTGAGGAGTTCGAGGAGAAGTGGGGCAAGCCCTACCCCGCGATCGGCCAACTGTGCCGCAACGCCTGGGAACAGTTCACCCCGTTCCTGGACTACGACGTGGAGATCCGCAAGGTGCTGTGCAGCACGAACGCCATCGAGAGCCTGAACGCCCGGTATCGCAGGGCAGTGTCCGTGCGCGGTCACTTCCCGACCGAGCAGGCCGCGATGAAGTGCCTCTACCTGGTCACCAGGTCCCTTGACCCCAAGGGCACCGGACAGACACGGTGGACCATGCGCTGGAAGCCGGCGTTGAACGCATTCGCGGTCACCTTCGCCAACCGGATGCCCCAGGCCGAGGACCGCTGA
- a CDS encoding Rid family hydrolase, whose translation MSQPIDSIDQAVQGHGRFEKLGGYARVRRVGAMVYVAGTTAIEPSGRLHAPNDTYAQTRFTLDRIAAALSEVGADIAHVVRTRAYLYDLGTAADFARAHGEVFASILPVTTAVQAGLTTPGMMVEIEVEAIVRDLAAADGRPEPTV comes from the coding sequence ATGAGCCAGCCGATCGACTCGATCGACCAAGCCGTACAGGGGCACGGACGCTTCGAGAAGCTCGGCGGTTACGCCCGGGTACGCCGGGTCGGCGCGATGGTCTATGTGGCAGGTACAACCGCGATCGAGCCATCGGGCCGACTGCACGCGCCCAATGACACCTACGCCCAGACCCGGTTCACACTCGATCGAATCGCGGCCGCTCTGAGCGAGGTCGGCGCCGACATCGCGCACGTCGTACGCACTCGCGCCTACCTCTATGACCTCGGAACCGCTGCAGACTTCGCCCGCGCGCACGGCGAGGTATTCGCCTCGATCCTGCCGGTGACCACGGCGGTCCAAGCGGGGCTGACCACGCCCGGCATGATGGTCGAGATCGAAGTCGAAGCAATCGTTCGCGATCTTGCCGCGGCCGACGGGCGGCCCGAGCCGACCGTCTGA
- a CDS encoding amidase, translating into MDVIMQTGVATGAIPLTLKQAQERISEVEQVTGAWAHVDEHPAVAAVGPLAGWTIGVKDLIDVAGMPTGAGAIGRQESSEAKDDAAIVTTLRRAGATILGKTVAVEYGWFGTVTTRNPHDLARSPGGSSSGSAAAVAAGMCRAAIGTQTAGSVIRPAAYTGVPALKLSHGAVDLAGVVKVSGSLDSLGIFAGSLDDLQAVADVLLGPTAEESSDSTIRIGLILDEFRDVCDDSVLDAVDRSVRALASSSQVELVNTASALDWSQLRTAHRALMVRECALARADAFRADPTQFSAVLRSAIEDGLALNDAVRTEALEAASQARAVLESAEVDMWLTPAATQEAPPAGEPGDPACQSPFTLLGLPAIHLPVGRGASNLPVGLQLVGRLNTDRRLLRQARSLAAAMADGGLQ; encoded by the coding sequence GTGGACGTGATCATGCAGACGGGCGTTGCCACCGGAGCGATACCGCTCACCCTCAAGCAGGCTCAAGAACGCATCAGTGAGGTCGAGCAGGTCACGGGAGCGTGGGCTCACGTCGACGAACACCCGGCGGTTGCTGCAGTCGGGCCGCTGGCAGGGTGGACGATCGGCGTCAAGGACCTCATCGACGTGGCCGGAATGCCGACCGGTGCCGGAGCGATCGGGCGCCAAGAGTCCTCTGAGGCGAAGGATGACGCGGCCATCGTGACCACCCTGCGCCGCGCGGGTGCGACCATCCTGGGCAAGACCGTCGCCGTGGAGTACGGCTGGTTCGGTACCGTCACCACCCGCAACCCGCACGACCTCGCGCGGAGCCCGGGCGGCTCCTCGTCCGGCTCAGCTGCGGCAGTGGCGGCCGGCATGTGCCGCGCCGCGATCGGCACTCAGACCGCCGGCTCGGTGATCCGACCTGCGGCGTACACCGGCGTGCCGGCACTCAAGCTCAGCCACGGAGCGGTCGACCTGGCGGGAGTGGTGAAGGTCAGCGGGTCGCTCGACTCACTCGGCATCTTCGCAGGGTCACTCGACGACCTGCAGGCGGTTGCCGACGTGCTGCTGGGCCCGACGGCGGAGGAGTCCAGCGACTCAACGATCCGCATCGGCCTCATCCTCGACGAGTTCCGGGACGTCTGCGATGACTCGGTGCTCGACGCCGTCGACCGGTCCGTACGAGCGCTGGCGTCCTCCAGCCAGGTCGAGCTCGTCAACACAGCCAGTGCGCTGGACTGGAGCCAACTGCGCACTGCGCATCGCGCCCTAATGGTGCGCGAGTGCGCGCTGGCGCGCGCAGATGCATTCAGGGCCGACCCGACCCAATTCTCTGCGGTGCTGCGATCGGCGATCGAGGACGGCCTCGCCCTGAACGATGCCGTGAGAACTGAGGCACTCGAGGCGGCCTCGCAAGCGCGAGCCGTCCTTGAGTCCGCCGAGGTCGACATGTGGCTGACGCCGGCGGCGACGCAAGAGGCACCGCCCGCCGGTGAACCCGGAGATCCGGCCTGTCAGTCGCCGTTCACGCTCCTGGGTCTGCCCGCGATCCACCTGCCGGTCGGCCGAGGCGCCAGCAACCTGCCGGTGGGCCTGCAGCTGGTGGGACGACTCAACACCGACCGCCGGCTCCTTCGTCAGGCGCGGTCGCTGGCCGCGGCCATGGCCGATGGCGGTCTGCAATGA
- a CDS encoding nuclear transport factor 2 family protein, whose amino-acid sequence MTSPYAAASAADEVLSALASLQDEPQRVCELWDRDPSAVHFGSGGHVYRGAGHIALAVQAGVPGILLHRLDGPEVSIVGDVAWVVSGVGDGETERLTAVLVRTADGWHVIHIHQSQAAGTGRPGGI is encoded by the coding sequence ATGACGAGCCCGTACGCCGCGGCTTCCGCAGCCGACGAGGTGCTCAGCGCCCTGGCCTCGTTGCAGGACGAACCCCAGCGCGTCTGCGAACTGTGGGACCGCGACCCGTCGGCGGTGCATTTCGGTTCCGGCGGCCACGTCTACCGAGGAGCCGGCCACATCGCGCTCGCAGTGCAGGCTGGCGTACCCGGCATCCTGCTGCACCGCCTCGACGGTCCGGAGGTCTCGATCGTCGGAGACGTGGCATGGGTGGTCTCTGGCGTCGGCGACGGCGAGACCGAGCGCCTGACCGCGGTCCTCGTGCGGACTGCCGACGGCTGGCACGTCATCCACATCCATCAGTCCCAGGCGGCCGGCACCGGCCGGCCCGGCGGGATCTAG
- a CDS encoding MurR/RpiR family transcriptional regulator — MAARRRSDGIAPEPASAPDRTADEGDRRSFVPIPEGLELSMSQRRIAHYLEGQPRTAAFESASEVAVRVDVSVATVVRFAQALGFKGWPGLQVQLRHRYLSGLMPDQIMHDRDPATERSRVESAIESDINNLKITLHSVEPDQVEAIARRISESRHTLIVSSGTYATVGTVIAHLGQFMGYDIRLETRGGPELMAALSLLDERDCVMGISFWRVSRQVTLALSSAQRRGIPTIGFADSAVSPVLRGVDHSIVVPTDTISFFQSMTAAMSVAYGLLATLQEIGGNAVEERVTRAQELYHELDILHMRRDGV, encoded by the coding sequence ATGGCAGCGCGTCGACGTTCCGATGGGATCGCCCCCGAGCCGGCATCGGCTCCGGACCGCACAGCGGACGAGGGCGACCGGCGCTCGTTCGTTCCGATTCCAGAGGGGCTCGAGCTCTCCATGAGCCAGCGACGCATCGCTCACTACCTGGAGGGCCAGCCGCGCACCGCCGCCTTCGAGTCAGCCTCCGAGGTCGCTGTCAGGGTCGACGTCAGCGTGGCCACGGTGGTCCGATTCGCCCAGGCGCTCGGCTTCAAGGGATGGCCGGGGCTCCAGGTGCAACTCCGTCACCGGTACCTGTCGGGCCTGATGCCGGACCAGATCATGCACGACCGCGATCCCGCCACCGAGCGCAGCCGGGTCGAGAGCGCGATCGAGAGCGACATAAACAATCTCAAGATCACCTTGCACAGTGTGGAGCCGGATCAGGTAGAGGCCATCGCCCGACGCATCAGCGAGTCACGCCACACCCTGATCGTCAGCTCCGGGACCTACGCCACCGTCGGCACGGTCATCGCCCATCTCGGCCAGTTCATGGGCTATGACATCCGTCTCGAGACGCGAGGCGGGCCCGAGCTCATGGCGGCGCTCTCCCTGCTCGATGAGCGCGACTGTGTGATGGGCATCAGCTTTTGGAGGGTCTCCCGACAGGTGACGCTCGCTCTGAGCAGTGCCCAGAGGCGTGGAATCCCGACCATCGGGTTCGCCGACTCGGCGGTCTCTCCGGTCCTCCGAGGCGTTGACCACTCGATCGTCGTGCCCACCGACACGATCTCGTTCTTCCAGTCGATGACCGCAGCCATGTCGGTCGCCTACGGCCTCCTCGCCACCTTGCAGGAGATCGGCGGAAATGCGGTGGAGGAGCGAGTAACCCGTGCCCAGGAGCTCTATCACGAGCTCGACATCTTGCACATGAGGAGAGATGGCGTATGA
- a CDS encoding SRPBCC family protein, translated as MDLDIKDSFTVPLPQGEAWIALMDLHRIAPCMPGAALDSVEGDDFAGSVRMKIGPILASYRGSGRFRERSESEGRAILEASGRDARAAGTAKATVSMQLEPEGDQTRVLLDMRLSVTGKPAQFGRGVIRDVTSSLLQTFSSNLAAELGRDVVPVDGVGSEAGGGDNSGLGEEPSVPAPDLPGSSSLDLLAVVGKPLLSRCAPVMQVLAALAVVYLIGRRSSHQHRS; from the coding sequence ATGGACCTCGACATCAAGGACTCGTTCACCGTTCCCCTGCCTCAGGGGGAGGCGTGGATCGCGCTGATGGACCTCCACCGGATCGCCCCGTGCATGCCGGGCGCTGCACTTGATTCGGTCGAGGGCGACGACTTCGCCGGGTCGGTTCGGATGAAGATCGGGCCGATTCTGGCGAGTTATCGCGGCAGCGGCCGATTCCGCGAGCGGAGTGAATCCGAGGGGCGAGCAATCTTGGAGGCCAGCGGACGAGACGCGCGGGCGGCCGGCACAGCCAAGGCGACGGTGAGCATGCAGCTCGAGCCGGAGGGAGACCAAACTCGGGTCCTGCTCGACATGAGACTCAGTGTCACCGGCAAGCCGGCTCAGTTCGGCAGGGGCGTCATTCGCGACGTCACGTCGAGTCTGTTGCAGACGTTCTCGAGCAATCTGGCCGCCGAGCTCGGTCGCGACGTCGTTCCGGTAGATGGCGTCGGGAGCGAAGCAGGCGGAGGAGACAACAGCGGCCTTGGAGAGGAGCCGAGCGTCCCTGCGCCCGACCTCCCGGGGTCCAGCTCGTTGGACCTGCTCGCAGTAGTCGGAAAGCCGTTGCTCAGTAGGTGCGCTCCGGTGATGCAAGTGCTCGCCGCGCTCGCCGTCGTCTACCTGATCGGGCGCCGCTCGTCACATCAGCACCGCTCCTGA
- a CDS encoding LLM class flavin-dependent oxidoreductase — protein MKLSLRLSSDLEPEPIREGARGAVAAGLERVWLADNPRERSSIVTAAHLAALEPSLSIGLGIVSARERNPIVLAQEALALQGYCPQGVILGLGLGDSREIGNLGLAKRSGLALLRETTQIVRALSQGDEIPALGDDGAGTVGLKFTGRPLPVYFGAIGPKTLRLAGEIADGVVLSLGTTARAARTAVTTALEAERAPGLAPTVETVCYVAFGGLDDAAADRMQMFAAHVLKVFFAQPGLEVLLEGTGVGPQEAAGLVADYEHGVPLPAEVVDAISIAGSVEHCIERMRAYQSAGVNEIALGLGLWNSSFADALADAARLSAAWKETAEWT, from the coding sequence ATGAAGCTGTCCTTGCGACTTAGCAGTGATCTCGAGCCAGAGCCGATCCGCGAAGGCGCCCGCGGAGCGGTGGCGGCCGGGCTGGAGCGGGTGTGGCTCGCCGACAATCCGCGAGAACGGTCCTCGATCGTCACCGCCGCCCACCTGGCGGCGCTCGAGCCGTCCTTGAGCATCGGCCTGGGGATCGTGTCGGCCCGCGAGCGGAACCCGATCGTCCTTGCCCAGGAGGCGCTTGCGCTTCAGGGCTACTGCCCGCAGGGGGTGATCCTCGGCCTCGGCCTCGGGGACAGCCGTGAGATCGGCAACCTCGGGCTTGCGAAGCGGTCGGGACTCGCGCTGCTGCGGGAGACCACGCAGATCGTTCGTGCGCTGTCGCAAGGTGACGAGATCCCGGCGCTGGGCGACGACGGTGCAGGGACGGTCGGCCTCAAGTTCACCGGACGACCCCTGCCGGTGTACTTCGGCGCCATCGGCCCGAAGACGCTGCGACTTGCCGGCGAGATCGCCGACGGCGTCGTCCTCTCCCTCGGCACCACGGCTCGGGCCGCCCGCACAGCGGTCACCACCGCACTCGAAGCCGAGCGTGCTCCGGGCCTGGCACCGACCGTGGAGACTGTTTGCTACGTCGCATTCGGTGGACTCGATGACGCGGCGGCCGACCGGATGCAGATGTTTGCTGCTCACGTTCTCAAGGTCTTCTTCGCCCAGCCAGGGCTCGAGGTGCTGCTCGAGGGCACAGGGGTCGGACCACAGGAGGCAGCCGGGCTGGTTGCTGACTACGAGCACGGTGTGCCGCTCCCTGCTGAGGTGGTCGACGCGATCTCGATCGCCGGCTCGGTCGAGCACTGCATTGAGCGCATGCGCGCCTACCAGTCCGCGGGTGTCAATGAGATCGCCTTGGGCCTGGGGCTCTGGAACTCCTCCTTTGCCGACGCGCTGGCGGACGCGGCCCGCTTGTCGGCTGCCTGGAAGGAAACAGCGGAGTGGACGTGA
- a CDS encoding APC family permease encodes MSRTMVEESARKLHGSLGVPAIVFMVVAAAAPLTVIAGVVPIGFAFGNGAGFPAMFALVGVLLLLFSVGFTTMTRHVPKPGAFFTYIAHGLGRPAGLAAAYAAILCYMAIEVGVLGYIGYEFNDGVNHYLHANIHWSVYTAVALIAVGWLGARHVELSARVLAVLLSLELTIVLLISLVALGKGGAHGLNLTSFTPSTVTAGAPSLALMFAAASFIGFEATAIFRDEAVNPHRTVPRATYAAVVVVGLFYTFASWAFVMAWGSGDVVKRAATDPNFLFSTARAELGGVGEFVTHLLVITSIFAAVLAFHTITTRYLHALSLAGALPSYLSGVHRRDGAPSSASITTTVASGILVVICLIAGMDPYLKMFTWFVGLGSMVYIMLLAVCTVAVLVYFARAGLSGESWWAVRLAPVLALIGLAWSAWITAKNFPLLVGDVNSAGNPVFGKVSIFLLALIGVAVVGGLVQAFILRARNAAAYDEIADADIAAA; translated from the coding sequence ATGAGCCGAACCATGGTCGAAGAGAGCGCTCGGAAACTGCACGGTTCGCTGGGTGTTCCAGCGATTGTCTTCATGGTGGTCGCGGCGGCTGCGCCGCTGACCGTGATCGCTGGGGTGGTGCCGATCGGCTTCGCCTTCGGGAACGGAGCCGGTTTTCCGGCGATGTTCGCGCTGGTGGGGGTTCTGTTGCTGCTCTTCTCGGTCGGCTTCACCACGATGACCAGGCATGTTCCGAAGCCGGGTGCGTTCTTCACATACATCGCGCACGGCCTGGGTAGGCCGGCAGGGCTCGCGGCTGCCTACGCCGCCATCCTGTGCTACATGGCTATCGAGGTCGGGGTCCTCGGGTACATCGGGTACGAGTTCAACGACGGAGTGAACCACTACCTGCACGCGAACATCCATTGGTCGGTGTACACGGCTGTCGCTCTGATTGCTGTCGGCTGGCTCGGCGCTCGCCACGTCGAGCTCAGCGCGCGTGTGCTTGCCGTGCTCCTCAGTCTCGAGTTGACGATTGTCCTGCTGATCTCTCTGGTCGCGCTCGGCAAGGGCGGCGCCCACGGCCTGAACCTGACATCCTTCACACCCAGCACGGTGACCGCGGGTGCCCCTTCTCTGGCGCTGATGTTCGCGGCGGCGTCCTTCATCGGCTTCGAGGCGACCGCGATCTTTCGCGACGAGGCGGTCAATCCGCACCGCACCGTGCCGAGGGCGACGTACGCGGCGGTCGTTGTGGTGGGCCTGTTCTACACCTTCGCGTCGTGGGCGTTCGTGATGGCCTGGGGCTCGGGTGACGTCGTCAAGCGTGCGGCCACCGACCCCAACTTCCTCTTCAGCACGGCGCGCGCAGAGCTCGGAGGCGTTGGCGAGTTCGTGACCCATCTGCTGGTGATCACCAGCATCTTCGCCGCAGTGCTCGCGTTCCACACGATCACCACCCGCTATCTGCATGCCCTGTCGTTGGCCGGTGCGCTGCCTTCGTACCTTTCTGGCGTCCACCGTCGCGACGGTGCGCCCAGCTCCGCATCGATCACGACCACGGTCGCGTCCGGGATCCTCGTGGTGATCTGCCTGATCGCCGGGATGGACCCGTACCTGAAGATGTTCACCTGGTTTGTCGGGTTGGGCTCGATGGTCTACATCATGCTGCTGGCAGTGTGTACCGTCGCCGTCTTGGTGTACTTCGCGCGCGCAGGGTTGAGCGGCGAATCTTGGTGGGCCGTCAGGCTAGCCCCGGTCCTCGCCCTGATCGGTCTGGCTTGGAGCGCCTGGATTACGGCGAAGAACTTTCCGCTCCTGGTCGGTGATGTGAACTCGGCCGGCAACCCGGTATTTGGCAAGGTTTCGATCTTCCTGCTCGCCCTGATCGGGGTGGCTGTCGTCGGAGGCCTGGTCCAGGCCTTCATCCTGCGGGCGCGCAATGCTGCGGCCTATGACGAGATCGCGGACGCGGACATCGCCGCCGCCTGA
- a CDS encoding GntR family transcriptional regulator, whose protein sequence is MPGMKPIDRMGTTLADSAYQRISEALLAGTIEPGARLVMDQLAEQLDISRTPVRDALLRLEREGMIEPSGRRGYTVREFVPDDSVHLYQAREAVECYSARMAAELGKPAFDYIKKVVDSVGGTDLGDVQAVYRANLAVHRSFVEVLENPVMLDVFDEIWQGARGLAMFADYLAHERNRVSVSRAHEPLVRALRKGPEAAYEEMSAHIRAGLDVHKA, encoded by the coding sequence ATGCCAGGGATGAAACCGATCGACCGGATGGGCACCACGTTGGCAGACAGTGCCTACCAGCGGATCTCCGAAGCTCTTCTCGCCGGAACGATTGAGCCGGGCGCGCGACTGGTGATGGACCAGCTCGCCGAGCAGTTGGACATCAGCCGTACGCCGGTTCGTGACGCGCTGCTGCGGCTCGAGCGCGAGGGGATGATCGAGCCCTCGGGACGGCGTGGCTACACCGTGCGCGAGTTCGTCCCCGACGACTCGGTCCATCTCTACCAGGCTCGGGAGGCCGTTGAGTGCTACTCCGCGCGGATGGCGGCCGAGCTGGGTAAACCCGCGTTCGACTACATCAAGAAGGTCGTCGACTCGGTGGGGGGCACTGACCTCGGAGACGTTCAAGCCGTCTACCGAGCCAACCTCGCAGTCCACCGCTCCTTCGTGGAGGTTCTCGAGAACCCCGTGATGCTCGACGTCTTCGACGAGATCTGGCAGGGTGCGCGCGGTCTCGCCATGTTCGCGGACTATCTCGCTCACGAGCGAAACCGGGTCTCGGTCTCCCGGGCCCACGAGCCGTTGGTGCGAGCGCTTCGCAAGGGCCCCGAGGCGGCGTACGAGGAGATGAGCGCACACATTCGCGCCGGGCTGGACGTGCACAAGGCCTGA